The proteins below come from a single Triticum aestivum cultivar Chinese Spring chromosome 5D, IWGSC CS RefSeq v2.1, whole genome shotgun sequence genomic window:
- the LOC123119805 gene encoding uncharacterized protein, with protein MASGCAKRKHGGEARCRCRCRHVHVHYHLPPRRRVSLLRWLPRPRLSLLSYLLIPPVLCFALLAFVVSFLWFTLLYFVASLLSKDGNLESVKNGGIGPASDVEDSGQEGNSEAKGKAVRHAAEHLTGDSATAQVSFRRLEIQEVRADGFSQISRRNDNKLVEDVNIFETSSAKADSEEFSGWRQVQDVPVGWFVDEHNIRVDSSSTPGDLFPSLYSTDSAEIHDLPDLDELRGMSSDFLAESKQNMLVPSNTSFHHHSISDGHGEEYCDDRKELSARGTYEIIDFIDKHETRDQTPDGSFVEDEETGQFESSDEGSTQEKDANSVLELVVDSIATLEDFREKQEVQMVPEVLITEANAEQSVGASNEGQDSSSEKEASMVSLHSVCEDAASSDASSHHYLVYEDDKQEEVTEHSTAEAPDPASAVVCNIFENRQTPRREASDGFENDDEAREVASQESLGDQADEINDDSASEGAHCGVPLLRRSPSQWWNLCGVVDVFAGSED; from the exons ATGGCTTCGGGCTGCGCCAAGAGGAAGCATGGAGGGGAGGCGAGGTGCCGGTGCAGATGCCGTCATGTCCACGTTCACTACCACCTGCCACCGCGCAGGCGGGTCTCGCTCCTCCGGTGGTTGCCTCGCCCTCGCCTCTCGCTGCTCTCCTACCTGCTGATTCCTCCCGTGCTCTGCTTCGCGCTGCTTGCCTTTGTGGTGTCGTTTCTCTGGTTCACCTTGCTCTATTTCGTCGCCTCGCTCTTGAGCAAGGATGGCAATCTCGAATCCGTCAAGAATGGCGGCATCGGCCCTGCCAGCGACGTCGAAGACAGTGGACAAGAGGGGAATTCAGAGGCGAAAGGGAAAGCTGTGAGGCATGCGGCGGAACACCTGACTGGTGATTCTGCTACGGCTCAAGTTTCTTTCAGGAGACTCGAGATACAAGAGGTTCGTGCTGATGGATTCTCTCAAATATCTCGGAGGAACGACAACAAACTGGTCGAAGATGTGAATATCTTTGAGACAAGCAGTGCCAAGGCTGATTCAGAGGAATTTTCCGGATGGCGTCAGGTACAGGATGTGCCGGTCGGTTGGTTTGTGGATGAACACAACATCAGAGTGGACAGCAGTAGCACACCAGGTGATTTATTTCCATCTCTGTATTCCACTGATTCGGCTGAAATTCATGATTTGCCTGACCTGGACGAACTGAGAGGGATGTCATCGGACTTTCTTGCTGAAAGCAAGCAAAATATGCTTGTGCCATCGAATACTTCGTTTCATCATCATAGTATCAGCGACGGACATGGTGAAGAATATTGTGACGATAGGAAGGAGTTATCAGCTCGTGGTACATATGAAATTATTGATTTCATTGACAAGCACGAAACAAGAGACCAGACACCTGACGGTTCTTTTGTTGAAGATGAGGAAACCGGACAGTTTGAATCCTCAGATGAAGGGAGTACCCAAGAAAAAGATGCAAATAGTGTACTTGAACTGGTTGTTGATAGCATAGCGACTCTGGAAGATTTTCGTGAAAAGCAAGAAGTACAAATGGTGCCCGAAGTTCTGATCACGGAGGCAAATGCAGAGCAGAGTGTTGGCGCTTCAAACGAAGGTCAGGATTCCAGCAGCGAGAAGGAAGCATCAATGGTGTCACTTCATTCTGTTTGTGAAGATGCAGCCTCCTCAGATGCTTCATCCCACCATTATTTGGTTTATGAAGATGACAAACAGGAAGAGGTTACCGAACACAGCACAGCAGAGGCACCCGATCCTGCATCTGCTGTAGTTTGCAACATCTTTGAGAACCGTCAGACACCAAGAAGAGAGGCATCTGACGGTTTTGAGAATGACGACGAAGCCAGAGAGGTGGCCTCACAGGAGAGTCTGGGAGATCAAGCTGATGAAATTAACGATGACTCTGCCTCGGAG GGAGCGCATTGTGGAGTGCCACTTCTCAGGAGGTCCCCATCACAATGGTGGAATTTATGTGGAGTCGTTGATGTGTTTGCTGGCTCAGAGGATTAA